The proteins below are encoded in one region of Streptomyces sp. NBC_00490:
- a CDS encoding M48 family metallopeptidase has product MSDDGHEQNGHEQNGHENVPSRQRRRFPGISSRAYEHPADRSALVALRKLSGFDTVFKALSGLLPERSLRLLFLSDSVRVSDQQFAYLNDMLRDACYILDLEKVPPMYVSQDPKPNAMCIGLDEPIIVVTTGLVDLLDEEEMRAVVGHEVGHALSGHAVYRTILLFLTSLAIRVAWIPLGNLAIMAIVTALREWFRKSELSADRAGLLVGQDLRASMRGLMKLAGGHHLHEMNVDAFLKQAEEYEAGGDLRDSVLKILNVLPRSHPFTTVRAAELKKWAESRDYQRIMDGHYPRRTEDKDTSVTDSFRESAASYASNVKSSKDPLMKLVSDIAGGAGDLGGRVRRGFGGFTTTTTRDDQPPTDTDTPPRNDN; this is encoded by the coding sequence ATGTCCGACGACGGACACGAGCAGAACGGGCACGAGCAGAACGGGCACGAGAACGTGCCGAGCAGGCAGCGCAGGCGCTTCCCCGGAATCTCCTCGCGTGCGTACGAGCACCCTGCCGACCGCTCCGCCCTGGTGGCGCTGCGGAAGCTGAGCGGGTTCGACACGGTCTTCAAGGCGCTCAGCGGGCTGCTGCCCGAGCGGAGCCTGAGGCTGCTGTTCCTGTCCGACTCCGTACGGGTGTCGGACCAGCAGTTCGCGTACCTCAACGACATGCTGCGGGACGCCTGTTACATCCTGGACCTGGAGAAGGTCCCGCCGATGTACGTGAGCCAGGACCCGAAGCCGAACGCGATGTGCATCGGCCTGGACGAGCCGATCATCGTCGTCACCACGGGCCTCGTCGATCTGCTGGACGAGGAGGAGATGCGGGCGGTCGTCGGGCACGAGGTGGGGCACGCCCTGTCCGGCCACGCGGTCTACCGGACCATCCTGCTGTTCCTGACCAGCCTCGCCATCCGGGTGGCGTGGATCCCGCTGGGCAACCTCGCGATCATGGCGATCGTGACCGCGCTGCGCGAGTGGTTCCGCAAGTCGGAGCTGTCGGCGGACCGGGCGGGGCTGCTGGTGGGGCAGGACCTGAGGGCCTCGATGCGGGGTCTGATGAAGCTGGCGGGCGGCCACCATCTGCACGAGATGAACGTGGACGCGTTCCTGAAGCAGGCCGAGGAGTACGAGGCCGGGGGCGATCTGCGCGACTCCGTGCTGAAGATCCTCAATGTGCTGCCGCGTTCCCACCCCTTCACCACCGTGCGGGCGGCCGAGCTGAAGAAGTGGGCCGAGTCCCGCGACTACCAGCGGATCATGGACGGCCACTACCCGCGCCGCACCGAGGACAAGGACACCTCGGTCACGGACTCCTTCCGTGAGTCGGCGGCCAGCTACGCGAGCAATGTGAAGAGCTCCAAGGACCCCCTGATGAAGCTGGTCAGCGACATCGCCGGCGGCGCGGGCGACCTGGGCGGCCGCGTCCGCCGAGGCTTCGGCGGCTTCACGACCACGACCACAAGGGACGACCAGCCTCCGACGGACACGGACACACCGCCCCGCAATGACAACTGA
- a CDS encoding SCO2583 family membrane protein, giving the protein MGGPGEPPEGAPEGGPAGGEDEYRSVVFDESFVRAARLQEFSAQERIADHAPAVRRRPPVRRGGLSRQALVLVLLIALAFGTAIYMGVRHPYESPAAMRDVEASLFRATVVPLAPEGKVPGATDPEQLYAHSPAARFRIGAAGITMPAARDTSHFSQTQVSSALDTVKEYLVRSALYPEVLTGGQTRPVRVLLPADQHLQFDESLSHPAADGRHTVTGWLVRFDAKSVELADPRIRVQGTLRATETDSTFLEVTADHTFVYALRPVGAGAKAEASLFTVRREMRFRFDHNDVRLHQAQLTVSYVQAGPMSCGGDVAEVLSPLLAGQTAKTGGPAGTDPFATDRATAVCGTLATGAQPKV; this is encoded by the coding sequence ATGGGAGGGCCTGGAGAACCACCCGAGGGGGCACCCGAGGGCGGCCCCGCTGGTGGAGAGGACGAGTACCGATCCGTCGTCTTCGACGAATCGTTCGTCCGTGCTGCCCGGCTCCAGGAATTCTCCGCGCAGGAGCGCATCGCCGACCACGCGCCCGCCGTCCGCCGCCGTCCACCGGTCCGCCGCGGCGGACTGTCCCGGCAGGCGCTCGTCCTGGTCCTGCTGATCGCCCTGGCCTTCGGCACGGCGATCTACATGGGCGTACGGCACCCCTACGAGAGCCCCGCCGCGATGAGGGATGTCGAAGCGAGCCTCTTCCGGGCGACCGTCGTCCCGCTCGCCCCCGAGGGCAAGGTGCCCGGCGCGACCGACCCCGAGCAGCTGTACGCGCACAGCCCCGCCGCCCGGTTCCGCATCGGCGCCGCGGGGATCACGATGCCCGCCGCCCGTGACACCTCGCACTTCTCCCAGACCCAGGTGTCGAGCGCGCTGGACACCGTCAAGGAGTACCTCGTCCGCTCCGCGCTCTACCCGGAGGTGCTCACCGGCGGGCAGACCCGTCCCGTGCGGGTGCTGCTGCCGGCGGACCAGCACCTCCAGTTCGACGAGAGCCTGAGCCATCCGGCCGCCGACGGGCGCCACACGGTCACCGGATGGCTGGTGCGCTTCGACGCCAAGAGCGTCGAGCTGGCCGACCCGAGGATCCGGGTGCAGGGGACCCTGCGGGCCACCGAGACCGACTCGACGTTCCTCGAGGTCACCGCGGACCACACCTTCGTGTACGCGCTGCGGCCCGTCGGGGCGGGTGCCAAGGCCGAGGCGTCGCTGTTCACCGTGCGGCGCGAGATGCGGTTCCGCTTCGACCACAACGACGTGCGCCTGCACCAGGCCCAGCTCACCGTGTCGTACGTCCAGGCCGGGCCGATGTCCTGCGGGGGCGACGTGGCGGAGGTGCTGAGTCCGCTGCTGGCCGGCCAGACCGCGAAGACGGGCGGGCCGGCCGGCACGGATCCGTTCGCCACGGATCGGGCGACGGCGGTGTGCGGGACGTTGGCCACTGGGGCTCAGCCGAAGGTTTGA
- a CDS encoding SCO2584 family spore wall biosynthesis protein, whose translation MPEDVGGTPFPDGWEPDDDHDRGVSDEEFASVVFDEAFVRAAVVHEPTAVERLLAAAQARAEASEAEARRTHGRGERYEDGYGPDGHDRFGHDPELDELDDTDVLEGRYGAPGTYGKQVRWHRPVAWMLALVMGIGMVALAFTAVYRGASSNSRDQGPSAPASTGLEQGTGSAPSASADHSQPAISATPRMP comes from the coding sequence GTGCCGGAGGACGTGGGGGGCACGCCGTTCCCTGACGGCTGGGAGCCCGACGACGACCACGACCGCGGGGTGTCGGACGAAGAGTTCGCCTCCGTGGTCTTCGACGAGGCCTTCGTACGAGCGGCCGTGGTGCACGAGCCGACCGCCGTCGAACGCCTCCTGGCCGCCGCGCAGGCGAGAGCGGAGGCCTCCGAGGCCGAGGCCCGCCGGACCCACGGCAGAGGCGAGCGCTACGAGGACGGGTACGGCCCCGACGGGCACGACCGTTTCGGCCATGATCCCGAGCTCGACGAGCTGGACGACACCGATGTCCTGGAGGGCCGCTACGGCGCCCCGGGGACGTACGGCAAACAGGTCCGCTGGCACCGTCCCGTCGCCTGGATGCTGGCCCTCGTGATGGGCATCGGCATGGTCGCGCTGGCCTTCACCGCGGTCTACCGGGGCGCCTCCTCCAACAGCCGGGACCAAGGTCCGTCCGCCCCCGCCTCCACCGGACTGGAGCAGGGCACCGGGTCGGCACCCTCGGCCTCCGCCGACCACTCCCAGCCGGCCATCTCGGCGACCCCGCGGATGCCGTGA
- a CDS encoding glutamate-5-semialdehyde dehydrogenase, whose translation MTTLSPYDSMSPVTQAAYRAKAAAADLAPLPRAEKDDALLAIADALEVRTSEIVEANAKDIAKAREAGTSETVIDRLTLTPERIRAIASDVRDVVALPDPVGEVVRGSTLPNGIDLRQVRVPLGVVGIIYEARPNVTVDAAALCLKSGNAVLLRGSASAYESNTALVRVLRDAVGGAGLPADAVQLVPGESRESVRELMRARGLVDVLIPRGGASLIQTVVTESVVPVIETGTGNCHVYVDAQADLDMAIDILINSKAQRPSVCNAAETLLVHQDIAPEFLPRALDALAEAGVTVHADQRVLAYAKDSKATVVEATLEDWDTEYLSYDIAAAVVDSLDKAVEHIRLWTSGHTEAIVTTSQQAARRFTQLVDSTTVAVNASTRFTDGGQFGFGAEIGISTQKLHARGPMGLPELTSTKYIVTGDGHVRR comes from the coding sequence ATGACCACGCTCTCGCCGTACGACTCCATGTCCCCGGTCACACAGGCCGCCTACCGTGCCAAGGCCGCCGCCGCCGACCTCGCCCCGCTCCCGCGGGCCGAGAAGGACGACGCGCTGCTCGCCATCGCGGACGCCCTGGAGGTCCGTACGAGCGAAATCGTCGAGGCCAACGCCAAGGACATCGCCAAGGCCCGCGAGGCCGGCACCAGCGAGACCGTCATCGACCGGCTGACGCTGACCCCGGAGCGGATCCGCGCCATCGCCTCCGACGTGCGGGACGTCGTCGCCCTGCCCGACCCCGTCGGCGAGGTCGTCCGCGGCTCCACCCTCCCCAACGGCATCGACCTGCGCCAGGTCCGGGTCCCGCTCGGCGTCGTCGGCATCATCTACGAGGCCCGGCCGAACGTGACGGTGGACGCGGCGGCGCTGTGCCTCAAGTCCGGCAACGCGGTGCTGCTGCGCGGCTCGGCCTCGGCGTACGAGTCCAACACCGCTCTCGTGCGGGTGCTGCGCGACGCCGTGGGCGGGGCCGGGCTGCCCGCCGACGCCGTCCAGCTGGTGCCCGGCGAGAGCCGGGAGAGCGTGCGCGAGCTGATGCGGGCCCGCGGCCTCGTCGACGTCCTGATCCCGCGCGGCGGCGCCTCGCTGATCCAGACGGTCGTCACCGAGTCCGTCGTCCCGGTCATCGAGACCGGCACCGGCAACTGCCACGTCTACGTCGACGCCCAGGCGGACCTCGACATGGCGATCGACATCCTGATCAACTCCAAGGCCCAGCGCCCCAGCGTCTGCAACGCCGCCGAGACCCTCCTGGTCCACCAGGACATCGCCCCCGAGTTCCTGCCGCGCGCCCTGGACGCCCTCGCGGAGGCCGGGGTGACCGTCCACGCCGACCAGCGGGTGCTGGCGTACGCGAAGGACAGCAAGGCGACCGTCGTCGAGGCCACGCTCGAGGACTGGGACACCGAGTACCTCTCCTACGACATCGCCGCCGCGGTTGTCGACTCGCTCGACAAGGCCGTCGAGCACATCCGGCTGTGGACCTCCGGTCACACCGAGGCCATCGTGACGACCTCCCAGCAGGCCGCCCGCCGCTTCACCCAGCTGGTCGACTCCACGACCGTCGCCGTGAACGCCTCCACCCGCTTCACCGACGGCGGCCAGTTCGGCTTCGGCGCCGAGATCGGCATCTCCACGCAGAAGCTGCACGCGCGCGGCCCGATGGGGCTGCCGGAGCTGACGAGCACGAAGTACATCGTCACGGGCGACGGGCACGTACGGCGCTGA
- the proB gene encoding glutamate 5-kinase produces MSEARRIVVKVGSSSLTTASGGLDADRVDALVDVLAKSRSGGEKEVVLVSSGAIAAGLAPLGLRRRPKDLARQQAAASVGQGLLMARYTASFARYGVRVGQVLLTSDDMSRRSHHRNASTTLDKLLAMGAFPVVNENDTVATDEIRFGDNDRLAALVAHLVRADLLVLLSDVDGVYDGDPSKPGTSRIAEVRGPADLAGVDIGSTGKAGVGTGGMVTKVEAARIAAAAGIPVVLTSAVHAADALFGGDTGTYFHPTGKRSADRLLWLQHASTPQGSLTLDDGAVRAVVQRRKSLLPAGIAAVEGEFNAGDPVELRDGEGRAVARGLVSFDAKEIPQLIGRSTRELARELGPAYEREVVHRDDLVILQP; encoded by the coding sequence GTGAGCGAGGCCCGCAGGATCGTCGTCAAGGTGGGTTCCTCGTCGCTGACCACCGCCTCGGGCGGCCTGGACGCCGACCGGGTCGACGCGCTCGTCGATGTTCTCGCCAAGAGCCGCAGCGGCGGGGAGAAGGAGGTCGTCCTCGTCTCCTCCGGCGCCATCGCGGCCGGACTCGCCCCGCTGGGACTGCGCCGCCGCCCCAAGGACCTCGCCCGCCAGCAGGCGGCCGCCAGCGTCGGCCAGGGCCTGCTCATGGCCCGCTACACCGCCTCCTTCGCCCGTTACGGCGTCCGCGTCGGCCAAGTCCTGCTCACCAGCGACGACATGAGCCGCCGCTCCCACCACCGCAACGCCTCCACCACCCTCGACAAGCTCCTGGCGATGGGCGCGTTCCCGGTCGTCAACGAGAACGACACCGTCGCCACCGACGAGATCCGCTTCGGCGACAACGACCGGCTCGCCGCGCTGGTGGCCCATCTGGTGCGGGCCGACCTCCTGGTGCTCCTGTCCGACGTCGACGGGGTCTACGACGGCGACCCCAGCAAGCCGGGTACCTCGCGGATAGCGGAGGTGCGCGGGCCCGCGGACCTGGCCGGCGTCGACATCGGCAGCACCGGCAAGGCCGGCGTCGGCACCGGCGGCATGGTCACCAAGGTCGAGGCCGCCCGGATCGCCGCCGCGGCCGGCATCCCCGTGGTGCTGACCAGTGCGGTCCATGCGGCCGACGCGCTCTTCGGCGGCGATACCGGCACCTACTTCCACCCCACCGGCAAGCGCTCCGCCGACCGGCTGCTGTGGCTTCAGCACGCCTCCACCCCGCAGGGCTCCCTGACCCTGGACGACGGCGCGGTCCGGGCGGTCGTCCAGCGCCGCAAGTCGCTGCTGCCGGCCGGGATCGCCGCCGTCGAGGGCGAGTTCAACGCCGGCGACCCCGTCGAACTGCGGGACGGCGAGGGGCGCGCGGTGGCCCGGGGGCTCGTCAGCTTCGACGCCAAGGAGATCCCTCAGCTGATTGGACGTTCGACGCGGGAGCTGGCGCGCGAGCTGGGTCCGGCGTACGAGCGCGAGGTCGTGCACCGGGACGACCTGGTGATCCTGCAGCCCTGA
- a CDS encoding polysaccharide pyruvyl transferase family protein, translated as MKRILIRSGKSPFDVVPVEESLQRDIIATNSGNLIFSDATHKLLEAPDTEVVSNGMRTVVAEADRINQEYDAFVVPLANAFRPSFETALKRMTRLITRLKIPVVVVGVGAQTGLNYDPARLKPIEPSVREFVSAVLDRSASIGVRGEFTEQYLKDMGFRDVETIGCPSLFMYGKELDVQKRSAELTAESRIAVNGSHNAVQKQGLGKIIERAHARYPHLRFIGQNLSDARQLHWRDLSDPNSRVKAIPTHPDHPMYQEDKVRVYVDPITWIDDLRDFDFSFGSRIHGNIAALLAGTPATVLVGDSRTLELCRYFDIPHVRIDKVPADLDAARLYEEADFGKLVSGHHERFERFTAFLDRNGLQNTFTHGDGGAAFEKRMSKLSFPAGVRPWLEADLASLATRMAWMQHHITELTLDNERLKRDLAQAKGGSRPGVGTPATAVYRRARRVVGAPIRRALGSGRQ; from the coding sequence GTGAAGCGCATCCTGATCCGGTCCGGCAAGAGCCCGTTCGACGTGGTCCCCGTGGAAGAGTCCCTCCAGCGGGACATCATCGCCACCAACTCGGGCAACTTGATCTTCAGCGACGCCACCCACAAGCTGCTCGAGGCCCCGGACACCGAGGTGGTTTCGAACGGCATGCGGACCGTGGTGGCCGAGGCTGACCGGATCAACCAGGAGTACGACGCATTCGTCGTGCCTCTGGCCAACGCCTTCCGACCGTCCTTCGAGACGGCGCTCAAGCGGATGACACGACTGATCACCCGGCTGAAGATCCCCGTCGTCGTGGTCGGCGTCGGCGCACAGACCGGGTTGAACTACGACCCGGCGCGGCTGAAGCCCATCGAGCCGTCGGTGCGCGAGTTCGTCTCGGCGGTGCTCGACCGCAGCGCCTCCATCGGGGTGCGCGGCGAGTTCACCGAGCAGTACCTCAAGGACATGGGGTTCCGGGACGTCGAGACCATCGGCTGCCCCTCGCTGTTCATGTACGGCAAGGAACTCGACGTACAGAAGCGGTCCGCGGAGCTGACCGCCGAGTCCCGGATCGCGGTCAACGGGTCGCACAACGCGGTCCAGAAGCAGGGTCTGGGCAAGATCATCGAGCGGGCCCACGCCCGCTATCCGCATCTGCGCTTCATCGGCCAGAACCTCTCCGACGCACGGCAGTTGCACTGGCGGGACCTGTCGGACCCGAACTCCCGGGTGAAGGCGATACCGACGCACCCCGACCACCCGATGTACCAAGAGGACAAGGTCCGCGTCTACGTCGACCCGATCACCTGGATCGACGACCTGCGCGACTTCGACTTCTCCTTCGGATCCCGCATCCACGGCAACATCGCGGCGCTGCTCGCCGGCACGCCCGCCACCGTGCTCGTCGGTGACTCCCGGACCCTGGAGCTGTGCCGCTACTTCGACATCCCGCACGTCAGGATCGACAAGGTGCCAGCGGACCTGGACGCGGCGCGGCTGTACGAGGAGGCCGACTTCGGCAAGCTGGTGAGCGGTCACCACGAGCGCTTCGAGCGGTTCACGGCGTTCCTCGACCGCAACGGCCTGCAGAACACCTTCACGCACGGCGACGGCGGCGCGGCCTTCGAGAAGCGCATGAGCAAGCTGTCCTTCCCGGCGGGCGTCCGCCCCTGGCTGGAGGCCGATCTCGCCTCGCTGGCCACGCGGATGGCGTGGATGCAGCACCACATCACCGAACTGACCCTGGACAACGAGCGTTTGAAGCGGGACCTGGCCCAGGCGAAGGGCGGCTCCAGACCGGGCGTGGGCACTCCGGCGACGGCGGTCTACCGCCGGGCGCGCCGGGTCGTGGGCGCACCCATCCGCCGGGCCCTGGGGTCGGGCCGCCAGTAG